One genomic region from Haloterrigena gelatinilytica encodes:
- a CDS encoding metal-dependent transcriptional regulator, giving the protein MTDAPQYLLVIYRATQETDGEEPVAPGHVAEELDRSPSTATETLQRLEAQGYLEYEPYEGATLTGRGRETAAELHERYVVLSAFFRDVLELPEPRREAMELVGSVSSVVTDRVAETLLDAEEAAADERPPSVE; this is encoded by the coding sequence ATGACCGACGCACCCCAGTACCTGCTGGTGATCTATCGCGCGACGCAGGAGACGGACGGCGAGGAACCGGTCGCGCCCGGCCACGTCGCCGAGGAGCTCGACCGGTCGCCGTCGACCGCGACGGAGACCCTCCAGCGGCTCGAGGCACAGGGCTATCTCGAGTACGAGCCGTACGAGGGAGCGACGCTCACCGGCCGCGGGCGGGAGACGGCCGCCGAGCTCCACGAGCGCTACGTCGTCCTGTCGGCGTTCTTTCGGGACGTCCTCGAGCTCCCGGAGCCGCGGCGAGAGGCGATGGAACTCGTGGGAAGCGTCAGTTCGGTCGTCACCGACCGGGTCGCCGAAACGCTGCTCGACGCGGAAGAAGCGGCGGCGGACGAACGGCCGCCGTCCGTCGAGTAG
- the dpsA gene encoding DNA starvation/stationary phase protection protein DpsA, whose amino-acid sequence MSTQKSVQQEAGTVEENALRLEPEKAEQIIEALNRDLADSYVLYHQLHKHHWNVEGAEFLDIHVFLQKVYEDVEEAADYLAERLQALGGVPHANMTTLAEKATVEPEDEDVYDIRTSLENDLEMMGDIIESNRQHIELAENLGDHATAEMLREQLVTIEEHAHHVEHYLEDDTLVLESATN is encoded by the coding sequence ATGAGTACGCAGAAGTCCGTTCAGCAGGAGGCCGGCACCGTCGAGGAGAACGCGCTCAGACTCGAGCCCGAGAAGGCCGAACAGATCATCGAGGCGCTGAACCGCGATCTCGCGGATTCCTACGTCCTCTACCACCAGCTCCACAAGCACCACTGGAACGTCGAGGGCGCGGAGTTCCTCGATATCCACGTCTTCCTCCAGAAGGTCTACGAGGACGTCGAGGAGGCGGCCGACTACCTCGCCGAGCGGCTTCAGGCGCTGGGCGGCGTTCCGCACGCGAACATGACGACGCTGGCCGAGAAGGCCACCGTCGAGCCCGAGGACGAGGACGTCTACGACATCCGGACGTCGCTCGAGAACGACCTCGAGATGATGGGCGACATCATCGAGAGCAACCGCCAGCACATCGAGCTCGCCGAGAACTTAGGCGACCACGCGACCGCCGAGATGCTCCGCGAGCAGCTCGTGACCATCGAGGAACACGCCCACCACGTCGAGCACTACCTCGAGGACGACACGCTGGTCCTCGAGTCGGCGACGAACTAA